The following are encoded together in the Oscillospiraceae bacterium genome:
- a CDS encoding low molecular weight phosphotyrosine protein phosphatase gives MIKIMFVCHGNICRSPMAEFVLKDMVQKLGKEDEFYIRSSATSREEIGNPVHHGTKKKLKEYGISTEGKYAVQFTKLDYNTYDYILLMDSWNVKNLNRIIGSDSLGKVSKLLDFAGGGDIADPWYTGNFDDTYRDVVAGCEGLLKHLGYIQ, from the coding sequence ATGATAAAAATTATGTTTGTATGCCACGGCAACATTTGCAGAAGTCCTATGGCGGAATTTGTGTTAAAAGATATGGTACAAAAACTTGGAAAAGAGGATGAATTTTACATTCGTTCTTCCGCAACCAGTCGGGAAGAAATCGGAAATCCCGTTCACCACGGCACGAAAAAAAAGCTAAAAGAATATGGCATTTCTACCGAAGGAAAATATGCCGTTCAGTTTACTAAACTAGATTACAATACCTATGATTACATCCTTTTGATGGATAGCTGGAATGTAAAAAATCTCAATCGGATTATCGGTTCCGATTCTCTCGGGAAAGTAAGCAAATTACTCGATTTTGCAGGTGGTGGCGACATCGCAGACCCTTGGTACACCGGAAATTTTGATGATACCTACCGAGATGTGGTGGCAGGATGTGAAGGGCTGTTAAAACATTTGGGATACATCCAATAA